A genomic window from Algoriphagus sp. Y33 includes:
- a CDS encoding Gfo/Idh/MocA family oxidoreductase — protein MNALNRRDFLKGSSALATLASFGLLGMDFKDREGPLQVALIGAGWYGKSDLFRLLQVADVEVVGLCDPDKNMLKAAGDMVATRQKSGKIPALYEDYKELLAKEKPEFVLIGSPDHWHALQCIDALKAGAHIYVQKPISVDVIEGEAMVAAARKYNKVVQVGTQRKSTPHLIDAKEQIIDSGKLGKISHVEMCCYFHMRADGNPPVEPVPEFFNYDLWTGPAPLRPYDGIPHKRWWRTFIEYGNGITGDMCVHMLDTVRWMLKLGWPMQITSTGGIYVQKDGKSNISDTQSAIFEYQDLNLVWQHRTWGNPDDPEYPWAFKIFGDKGMLAGSTMRADYTPLDKDEKPIHFECLFEREKYPEDVNEPDIELNAAPATRLHMQDWLKAIKNKSLPIADIEEGHISTASCILANISMDLGGRALKYDPKTMTVIEDKEATERLRRPYRTGYLHPEPNNV, from the coding sequence ATGAATGCTCTTAACCGCAGAGATTTTCTCAAAGGCTCATCTGCCTTGGCCACGCTTGCCAGTTTTGGATTATTAGGAATGGATTTTAAAGATCGGGAAGGGCCTCTTCAAGTCGCATTAATAGGTGCGGGTTGGTATGGTAAATCAGACCTTTTTCGCCTGCTCCAAGTAGCAGATGTGGAAGTCGTTGGGCTTTGTGATCCAGATAAAAACATGCTGAAAGCTGCTGGGGACATGGTCGCTACCCGCCAAAAGTCTGGGAAAATCCCTGCTCTATATGAAGATTATAAAGAACTTTTGGCCAAAGAAAAGCCTGAATTCGTACTGATAGGATCACCTGATCACTGGCATGCTCTGCAATGCATTGATGCCCTGAAAGCAGGTGCGCATATTTATGTGCAAAAGCCGATTTCTGTAGATGTAATCGAGGGAGAAGCGATGGTGGCAGCTGCCAGAAAGTACAATAAAGTTGTTCAAGTAGGGACACAACGGAAAAGTACCCCACATTTGATTGACGCGAAAGAGCAAATAATTGATAGTGGAAAGTTGGGAAAAATCTCACATGTGGAGATGTGCTGCTATTTTCATATGCGCGCCGATGGCAATCCACCGGTAGAACCTGTACCGGAGTTTTTCAATTATGACCTCTGGACAGGTCCTGCGCCACTGAGACCTTATGATGGTATTCCACATAAACGTTGGTGGAGAACATTTATAGAATATGGAAACGGCATCACCGGAGATATGTGTGTACATATGCTGGACACTGTACGCTGGATGCTGAAACTAGGTTGGCCGATGCAGATCACTTCCACCGGCGGAATCTATGTACAGAAAGACGGGAAATCCAATATATCGGATACACAATCTGCCATTTTCGAGTACCAAGATTTGAATTTAGTTTGGCAGCACCGAACCTGGGGAAATCCGGACGATCCCGAGTATCCATGGGCCTTTAAGATTTTCGGTGATAAAGGAATGCTGGCAGGAAGTACGATGCGGGCCGATTACACACCATTAGATAAAGATGAAAAACCCATACATTTTGAATGCCTTTTCGAGCGGGAAAAATATCCGGAAGATGTAAATGAACCGGATATCGAGCTGAATGCAGCTCCGGCAACCCGTCTTCATATGCAGGATTGGTTAAAAGCGATCAAAAATAAATCATTGCCGATTGCGGACATTGAAGAAGGACATATTTCTACAGCGTCTTGCATTCTGGCTAATATTTCCATGGACTTGGGCGGTCGGGCGTTGAAATACGATCCCAAGACTATGACAGTAATTGAGGATAAAGAAGCAACTGAGAGATTGAGAAGACCTTATAGAACTGGATATCTACATCCGGAACCTAACAACGTGTAA
- a CDS encoding Gfo/Idh/MocA family protein, with the protein MNPLNRRDFLKGSTALMSLASFGLLGMNFKDREGPLQVALIGTGWYGKSDLFRLIQVADVEVVGLCDVDSKQLAEAGKLVATRQKSGKVPALYEDYKELLSKEKPEFVLIGSPDHWHALQAIDAVKSGAHVYLQKPISVDVIEGEAILAAARKYDRKVQIGMQRRSTPHLVQAKKEIIDSGKLGKISHAEVCCYYHMRNKSNPEVIPVPENLNYDLWAGPAPMLPYRGILHRGWRAFMEYGNGIVGDMCVHMLDSVRWMLDLSWPVQVTSTGGIYVDKDSISNISDTQTALFEFDELNVIWQHRTWGNPVDKDYPWAFKIYGENGMLAGSPMRADFYPEGKNNGEPIHYPVVLEKEQYPEDITEKDIEIHAAPATREQLKDWLQSIEKNTLPVADVLQGHISTASCILANMSMELGGRPLKYDPKAMTVIDDDEATALLRRPYRDGYKHPEPDPI; encoded by the coding sequence ATGAATCCCCTAAATAGAAGAGATTTTTTAAAAGGAAGCACTGCCCTGATGTCGCTGGCAAGTTTCGGCTTGCTTGGAATGAATTTCAAAGACCGGGAAGGTCCGCTCCAAGTTGCCCTGATAGGTACAGGCTGGTATGGCAAATCAGATCTTTTCCGACTGATTCAAGTGGCGGATGTAGAAGTAGTAGGGCTTTGTGATGTGGATAGCAAGCAGCTCGCTGAAGCGGGGAAATTAGTAGCCACTCGTCAAAAGTCGGGAAAAGTGCCTGCGCTTTATGAAGATTATAAAGAACTTTTATCGAAAGAAAAGCCTGAATTTGTATTGATCGGATCACCGGATCACTGGCATGCTCTTCAGGCGATTGATGCCGTAAAAAGCGGTGCTCATGTATACCTTCAAAAGCCGATTTCCGTGGATGTGATCGAAGGAGAAGCAATTTTGGCGGCAGCCAGAAAGTATGACCGTAAGGTTCAGATCGGGATGCAACGACGAAGTACTCCGCATCTTGTCCAAGCAAAAAAGGAAATCATCGATTCGGGAAAGCTTGGTAAAATCTCCCATGCAGAAGTTTGCTGCTATTATCATATGCGAAATAAAAGCAACCCCGAAGTAATTCCGGTTCCCGAAAATCTCAATTATGATCTCTGGGCAGGCCCAGCACCCATGCTCCCCTATCGTGGGATACTACATCGAGGCTGGCGGGCTTTTATGGAATATGGCAATGGCATCGTGGGTGATATGTGTGTACACATGCTGGATTCTGTCCGGTGGATGCTTGATTTGAGCTGGCCTGTACAAGTGACTTCTACCGGCGGAATTTATGTAGATAAAGACTCAATTTCCAATATTTCAGACACTCAAACAGCACTTTTTGAATTTGACGAACTGAATGTAATCTGGCAACACCGCACATGGGGCAATCCTGTAGACAAGGACTATCCTTGGGCTTTTAAAATCTATGGAGAAAACGGTATGCTTGCAGGAAGTCCGATGCGTGCTGATTTCTATCCTGAAGGCAAAAATAATGGTGAGCCAATCCATTACCCCGTAGTACTAGAGAAAGAGCAGTATCCGGAAGATATCACTGAAAAAGACATTGAGATCCATGCCGCTCCGGCGACTAGAGAACAACTGAAAGACTGGCTTCAGTCCATAGAAAAAAACACCTTACCAGTTGCTGACGTTCTCCAGGGTCATATCTCCACAGCATCCTGTATTTTGGCAAATATGTCCATGGAGCTGGGAGGAAGACCATTAAAATATGATCCAAAAGCCATGACCGTGATTGATGATGATGAAGCAACGGCACTTTTGAGAAGACCTTATAGGGACGGTTATAAACATCCGGAGCCTGACCCAATCTAA